AGGTCAAGACGCCCATCTGCCGACAATCGTTCACCATGCTTGATACGTAGTATAGTACCTGCAGCTCCTTTGACTTTAACTTTTGTAATCCCAGCCATATTCTGACCCATATCGAAAACATAAGTACGTTGGTCTATCTTTGTCACTGATTTGGGCTTATAGGATTTCACGAGCCGAATCGGTACCATCTGTTGGGAAACGATATGTGCAGATGGCGCATTTCTATACTGAACAGCCTGCCAAGTTGAATCATCATATTTAGGTTTGTCCCAGTTGGGTATTTCCAGTCTTGCATCATAATGCTCACCAGTGTAAATATTATTATAAGTAATTGGTCCCGAAGCTGTTTTCCACTGCTTATCTGAAACAATAGTTTCTACTGTACCATCTGTATAAACGATTTTCAGCTCTAAACAGAATGTTGGTCGGGCCCGCCACGGTGCTTTATCAAAGTTCCAAACCGCTAGTGGTTGGTGATTATACCAGCCATTCCCCAAAACAACGCCAATAGCGTTCTCTCCTTGTTGAAGCTGCTGGGTTACGTCCGTCACGACATATAATGTACGCCGGTCGAATCGAGTATACATTGGATCCAGGCGATGGTCTCCTACGCGTTGACCATTCATGGAAAGCTCATATAGCCCTGCGGTGGCAATATACGCGCGCGCAGACTTTATCGGCTTATTTATCTTAAATTCTGTTCTAAAATAAGGCGCTTCTCGCGCATGAATATCCTTATTGTCGCTAATCCATTTTCCTTTCCAAAGGTCCATTCCCATCATTCCAGTTTCGAACGATGCTATTTTAGAACTTGTTGATATACCATCCTTATCCCAGACCTTAACCTTCCAGAAATACGTGGTCTGTGGCTTTAACTGTACGCCGTTATAGGGCACTGACATGGACGAGCTGAGCTGTTTGCCACTATCCCAGCTATTTTTCGTCTCTTTCAGTAGTGCCAGCGAATCTTGCCCTAAAAGGATCTGATAAGCCTGTTGTACCGCACCTTTACGTTGGTCCTCAAGGCGCCAGCTAAGTCTCGGCTGGGTTGCGTCGATACCCAATGGATTGACCAGATGTTCGCATGTCAACTGTACGGCGATGCAGTTGCTTTTAGGTTGGGCATAAGTGTTGTTCGCTATACACAACAGTATTGTTAATAAAATCCTACGCATCAAAAGGTACTATTCTTGGTGGTTGTTAAATTGTTTTAGCTGATTTAAAAATCTAATATATCAAATATTTTCCACATAGTGACCTGTCCTTTCCTGCACGATATACCTCAGACAGCAAAATAAATTTCTTGCAACTTTCATAAAAATAACCTTATATTAGTCGCAACTTTAGGGGTGTCTGCTCATGCAGGCTGAGATTTTACCCTTAGAACCTGATCCGGATCATACTGGCGTAGGGAAAAGTGAGCTGTCTACAAGGTGCATTGCTGCGCCTTTGTGTAGCCATTCCTAAAGTTTTACCAAAAAAATTAAGGAATGGAACTTACAATAAACCATCAAATTCGATTTTTCGATCCCGCACTTACTTCACTTGAAGGCTTGTTACTTTTGGAATTATCTGGCAAAACCCAGGGTGTGGCTGTAGCCATCAACAACCAAGTCATCCCCAAAAAGGACTGGGCTACGACGACAGTTAAGCCTTATGATCAGATTATCTTAATCACCGCATCTCAGGGCGGATAGCCTTTCAAAAAAATCAACCGAGTAATTCACCACAATACAGAAAAAATGACAGCTGAAACAATTACGCAATCCCCCTTTCCAAATGCAAAGAAAATTTTTGTAGCCGGAAAACTATTTCCTATTCAAGTCGCTATGCGTCAAATCTCCTTGAGCCCAACCAAATTAACGAATGGACAGATCGAAATTAATCCGCCGGTAACAATCTATGATACTTCTGGCCCCTACACGGATGACACCGTCCAGATCGATATCCGAAAGGGGCTCCCACGCCTTCGCGAACAGTGGATTTTGGATCGTCAGGACGTCATACAATTGACTGGCATCAGCTCTGAATATGGACAAAAACGACTTTCTGATCCAACGTTGGACGAACTCCGATTTGCCTATAGCCACAAACCGAAAGTAGCCTCTGCCGGCAAGAATGTCACCCAATTACATTATGCAAAGCAAGGCATCATTACCCCGGAAATGGAGTATGTTGCTATCCGGGAAAACCAACGTATTGAGCAGTTGGAAGCTAGTACCCCTGGAATGGATCATCAGCATCGGGGGCAAAATTTTGGAGCCCGAACTCCCAACAAGGCTATTACGCCCGAATTTGTCCGTGAAGAAATCGCCGCTGGAAGAGCAATCATACCCAATAATATTAATCACCCTGAAAGTGAACCTATGATTATCGGACGCAACTTTCTTGTTAAAATCAATGCCAATATTGGCAACAGCGCCGTAAGTTCAAGCATAGAGGAAGAAGTTGAGAAAGCGGTATGGGCCTGTCGTTGGGGGGCTGATACCATCATGGATCTATCCACTGGCAAAAATATTCACGAAACCCGCGAATGGATTATCCGTAACTCGCCAGTCCCAATCGGTACAGTACCGATCTATCAGGCGCTCGAAAAAGTAAAGGGGGTGGCCGAGGATCTTACCTGGGAAATATTCAAAGATACCTTGATTGAACAGGCCGAACAGGGTGTTTCGTACTTTACCATACACGCCGGCGTATTGCTTCGTTATATCCATCTCACGGCATCCCGAGTTACTGGAATTGTCTCCAGAGGCGGCTCTATCATGGCCAAATGGTGTCTTTTTCATCACAAAGAAAATTTTCTCTATACCCATTTTGAGGAAATCTGCGAAATTATGAAACAATATGATGTGGCTTTTTCACTTGGCGACGGTCTTCGCCCCGGAGCTATTGCAGATGCAAACGATGCAGCTCAATTTGCGGAGCTCGAAACCTTGGGCGAACTCACCAAAATCGCCTGGAAACATGATGTTCAGGTGATGATCGAAGGGCCGGGCCATGTCCCGATGCAATTGATCAAAGAGAATATGGATAAGCAATTGGGCTGTTGCGACGAAGCGCCATTTTATACCTTAGGTCCCTTAACAACAGATATTGCTCCAGGCTATGACCATATCACATCCGCCATTGGAGCGGCTATGATCGGTTGGTATGGCTGTGCAATGCTTTGCTATGTGACCCCCAAAGAACACCTGGGCCTACCAAATAAAAAAGATGTCAAAGATGGTGTAATCACCTATAAACTAGCTGCCCATGCGGCCGATTTAGCCAAAGGACACCCTGGTGCACAATATCGTGATAATGCCTTGAGTAAAGCGAGATTCGAATTCAGATGGGAAGATCAATTCAACCTTTCCCTTGATCCAGATACCGCACGGGAATATCATGACGAAACATTGCCGGCAGATGCGGCTAAAGTTGCGCACTTCTGCTCCATGTGCGGTCCCAAATTTTGCTCGATGAAAATAACGCAGGAAATCAGGGATAGTGCCGCCCAGGGGATGCTGGAAAAATCGCAGGAATTCATCGCACAAGGAAAAGAGATCTATTCATGATTATTGCATTGACAGCAGCAGAAACAATCCGTTCTGAACAGGCGATTATAACAGCGTTGTTTAAAGAAGGTCTTGATATTCTGCATTTGCGTAAGTATCATTTTACAGACTTACAAATGTCGCGATATATAGAAACTATAGCTCCTATATACCGCGACAGATTGGTTTTACACTCACATCCGCATCTATCGGCTGAGCTTGGGATTGCACGAATCCACCTGAACGATAAAAGTAGACTGCATGGATCTGCAAATCAACTGGGGCCTACAACAATCTGTTCAACATCTGTGCATGATATTGATCAATTCAATAGCCTTGATGAACGTTGGGCCTATGCTTTTTTCAGTCCATTATTTCCGAGCATCTCAAAAGTGGGGTATGGAACGCATAATACAAGACTCGGTCAACTCCCGTCACGTGCCAACTTTGCTGTTCGTCTCATCGGTCTTGGAGGGATAAACCAAGACAACTGTCTTATTCCGATGCAGCAAGGTGCAGATGGAATTGCCTTATATGGCACTTTATGGAAACATCGGGATCCTATTCAAAATTTTATTGCATGCAAACAAAAACTATGGAAAGACTCCAATATATCTCACAAGGTAAAACTTTAAGGGAACAAAAAAACAACATGCTGAAAGCGCTGGATGCTGGGGCCAAATGGATACAGATCCGATGGAAGGAAGCCGAGGAAAAAGATCTTTATGCGCTCGCCGAAGAGATCAGGCAGGTTTGTACCGAATTTGGTGCCAGCTGTATCATCAATGACCATCCTTCGCTTGCAGCGGCCGTAGACGCTGATGGGGTGCACTTGGGACTGGACGACTGCAGTGTAACAGCTGCCCGGCACCTATTGGGTGCAGGAAAAATAATCGGCGGTACAGCCAATAGCTTTGCGGATGTAAAACAAAGAATAAGTGAACGTTGTGACTATATCGGGCTCGGGCCATTCACCTATACCACGACAAAGCAAAAACTAAGTCCCCTACTGGGGATTGCAGGATATGAAAACATCATCCAACAAGTCCGCCGAGAAGGCCTAACCCCTATTCCAATATTTGCAATTGGCGGTATAAGCCAACTTGAAGATATCCAACATCTATTAGAAATTGGCGTCTACGGTGTAGCACTCTCGGGAATCGTAACCAAGACTCCAAACATTGTTTCATCCATCAATAAAATTTTACTATGAGCAACCTACATATAGCCGATCGCGTATTTGAATCCAGATTATTTCTCGGTACGGGCAAATTCGGTAATCTCACAGAAATGAGCGCTGCCATTGTGGCTTCGGCTTCCCAATTGGTCACCGTCGCCCTCAAACGAATCGACCAGACCGACTCAGACGACAGTCTCATCAGTGCGCTCGATCTGGCGGCAATCCATTTGCTTCCCAATACTTCGGGAGCACGAACAGCTGAAGAAGCAGTACTTGCGGCTCAACTTGCTCGCGAAGCACTGGAAACAAACTGGGTGAAATTGGAAATTCATCCCGACCCGCGTTATCTGCTGCCCGATCCTATTGAAACCTTACGCGCCACCGAATCACTTGCTAAATTGGGTTTCGTCGTCATGCCATATATCCACGCAGACCCGGTTCTTTGCAAACGTTTAGAAAATGCGGGCACAGCCGTCGTTATGCCTTTAGGTGCCCCTATTGGTAGCAATAAAGGGCTGCGTACCTTGGACTTTCTCGAAATTATTATTGAGGAAAGTAATGTCCCAGTGGTCGTAGACGCTGGAATCGGAGCGCCTTCCGATGCCGCTAAAGCCATGGAAATCGGAGCTGATGCGGTGCTTGTCAATACGGCAATTGCAGTCTCTAATAATCCGATACGTATGGCCGAAGCTTTCAAAGAGGCCGTTATCGCTGGACGGAAAGCTTATGAGGCCGGATTGGGAAAGATAGGCTCCCAAGCAATCGCTTCGAGCCCCCTAACTTCATTTTTATTTGATTGATGATTCACTATGACAGATTTCAAAATGATACGCGATGAATACTCCTGGGATGAGGTCCATGCACAGATTTATGACGCTACGGATCAGGATGTACAACATGCGTTAGAAAAAGACCATTTAACGCTCTCTGACTTTAGAGCGCTCATCTCACCGGCTGCAGCACCATATCTGGAGCAAATGGCACAAAAAACCCAACAAATCACGCAACGTCGCTTCGGTAAAACCATACAGCTCTATGCCCCGCTTTACCTGAGCAATGAGTGCCAAAACATCTGTACATATTGCGGTTTTAGCATGGACAATAAAATCAAACGCAAAACCCTGAGCAACTCCGAACTATTACTAGAGGCAATGGCACTCAAAGCCATGGGAATCAACCATGTTTTACTGGTCAGCGGAGAAGCCAACAAAACTGTCGAGATCACTTATTTCCTAAATGCTATTCGGCTTTTAAAACCTCATTTTTCACAGATATCCATTGAAGTACAGCCACTGGAAGAATCCGAGTACCGATTACTGCAGGCGGCCGGAGTCTATGCAATATTGGTCTATCAGGAAACCTACCATCGCGAAGTTTACAAACAATATCACCCGAAAGGAAAAAAGTCCAATTTTGACTATCGTTTGGATACGCCTGACCGTATAGGCCGGGCGGGAATCCATAAAATCGGACTGGGCGTATTACTTGGGCTGGAGGACTGGCGGGTGGACAGCTTTTTCACCGCGGCACACATCGCCTATTTACAAAAACAATATTGGCAAACACGCTATTCGATTTCCTTTCCACGCCTGCGACCAGCCGCAGGTTCTGTTGAGCCAAATTTTCATTTGGCAGACCGCGATCTACTGCAGTTGATCTGTGCATACCGCCTGTGGAATGAAAATTTAGAAATCTCCATTTCCACCCGAGAGAACGAAACCTTCAGGGATCATATCATACCTATTGGCGTAACGACCATGAGTGCCGCTTCAAAGACCAATCCGGGAGGCTATGTTGTTGATCCGCAAGCTTTGGAACAATTTGAAGTAAGTGATGAAAGAGATATGGAAACAATAAAAAATCAAATCAGAAAGATGGGCTATTCTCCAGTGATGAAAGACTGGGAGAGCAATTATGCCGGTATAGTACGTTAAATACATGAAAAATAACATTTTTGATCGCTATAGCAGACAGATTTTTATTGAAGAGATCGGCGTTACCGGACAACGGAAG
The Sphingobacterium multivorum genome window above contains:
- the thiS gene encoding sulfur carrier protein ThiS, with amino-acid sequence MELTINHQIRFFDPALTSLEGLLLLELSGKTQGVAVAINNQVIPKKDWATTTVKPYDQIILITASQGG
- the thiC gene encoding phosphomethylpyrimidine synthase ThiC, which produces MTAETITQSPFPNAKKIFVAGKLFPIQVAMRQISLSPTKLTNGQIEINPPVTIYDTSGPYTDDTVQIDIRKGLPRLREQWILDRQDVIQLTGISSEYGQKRLSDPTLDELRFAYSHKPKVASAGKNVTQLHYAKQGIITPEMEYVAIRENQRIEQLEASTPGMDHQHRGQNFGARTPNKAITPEFVREEIAAGRAIIPNNINHPESEPMIIGRNFLVKINANIGNSAVSSSIEEEVEKAVWACRWGADTIMDLSTGKNIHETREWIIRNSPVPIGTVPIYQALEKVKGVAEDLTWEIFKDTLIEQAEQGVSYFTIHAGVLLRYIHLTASRVTGIVSRGGSIMAKWCLFHHKENFLYTHFEEICEIMKQYDVAFSLGDGLRPGAIADANDAAQFAELETLGELTKIAWKHDVQVMIEGPGHVPMQLIKENMDKQLGCCDEAPFYTLGPLTTDIAPGYDHITSAIGAAMIGWYGCAMLCYVTPKEHLGLPNKKDVKDGVITYKLAAHAADLAKGHPGAQYRDNALSKARFEFRWEDQFNLSLDPDTAREYHDETLPADAAKVAHFCSMCGPKFCSMKITQEIRDSAAQGMLEKSQEFIAQGKEIYS
- a CDS encoding thiamine phosphate synthase, whose protein sequence is MIIALTAAETIRSEQAIITALFKEGLDILHLRKYHFTDLQMSRYIETIAPIYRDRLVLHSHPHLSAELGIARIHLNDKSRLHGSANQLGPTTICSTSVHDIDQFNSLDERWAYAFFSPLFPSISKVGYGTHNTRLGQLPSRANFAVRLIGLGGINQDNCLIPMQQGADGIALYGTLWKHRDPIQNFIACKQKLWKDSNISHKVKL
- the thiE gene encoding thiamine phosphate synthase, with the translated sequence MERLQYISQGKTLREQKNNMLKALDAGAKWIQIRWKEAEEKDLYALAEEIRQVCTEFGASCIINDHPSLAAAVDADGVHLGLDDCSVTAARHLLGAGKIIGGTANSFADVKQRISERCDYIGLGPFTYTTTKQKLSPLLGIAGYENIIQQVRREGLTPIPIFAIGGISQLEDIQHLLEIGVYGVALSGIVTKTPNIVSSINKILL
- a CDS encoding thiazole synthase, which encodes MSNLHIADRVFESRLFLGTGKFGNLTEMSAAIVASASQLVTVALKRIDQTDSDDSLISALDLAAIHLLPNTSGARTAEEAVLAAQLAREALETNWVKLEIHPDPRYLLPDPIETLRATESLAKLGFVVMPYIHADPVLCKRLENAGTAVVMPLGAPIGSNKGLRTLDFLEIIIEESNVPVVVDAGIGAPSDAAKAMEIGADAVLVNTAIAVSNNPIRMAEAFKEAVIAGRKAYEAGLGKIGSQAIASSPLTSFLFD
- the thiH gene encoding 2-iminoacetate synthase ThiH codes for the protein MTDFKMIRDEYSWDEVHAQIYDATDQDVQHALEKDHLTLSDFRALISPAAAPYLEQMAQKTQQITQRRFGKTIQLYAPLYLSNECQNICTYCGFSMDNKIKRKTLSNSELLLEAMALKAMGINHVLLVSGEANKTVEITYFLNAIRLLKPHFSQISIEVQPLEESEYRLLQAAGVYAILVYQETYHREVYKQYHPKGKKSNFDYRLDTPDRIGRAGIHKIGLGVLLGLEDWRVDSFFTAAHIAYLQKQYWQTRYSISFPRLRPAAGSVEPNFHLADRDLLQLICAYRLWNENLEISISTRENETFRDHIIPIGVTTMSAASKTNPGGYVVDPQALEQFEVSDERDMETIKNQIRKMGYSPVMKDWESNYAGIVR